The following nucleotide sequence is from Borrelia coriaceae.
TCCTCTTCTTTGATTTAAAAGACCAAACATATTGCCTTGGAATTCAGTTGGGCCTTCGAGAGTTACTTTCATTATTGGTTCGAGTATTGTGGGGTTAGCCTTATTATAAGCTTCTCTAAATGCTCCAATTGCTGCAAGTTGGAATGCAATGTCTGATGAATCAACAATATGATATTGACCGTCATTGATTGTAACCTTAATTCCGACAATTGGGAAACCGATCAAAGTGCCTTTTTCCATGGCCTTTTGGAACCCTTTGTCACATGATGGAATGTATTCTGTTGGAATGACTCCACCTTTGATGAGATTTACAAATTCATAAGTTTGTTCTTCTGTATCAAGTGGTTCTATAAATCCTGCAACTCTTCCAAATTGACCTGCACCCCCTGATTGCTTTTTATGAGTATAATTAAATTCTGCTTTGCTTGTAATGGTTTCTCTGTATGCTACTTGAGGCATTCCTGTTTCAACTTCTGCTTTAAATTCTCTTTTCATTCTTTCAATGTAAACTTCTAAGTGTAGCTCACCCATTCCTTGTATGATTGTTTCTTTCGATTCGGTATCTATGTAAGTTTTAAATGTAGGATCTTCTTTAGTAAACCTTCCAAGAGCTTTTGCCATATTGTCAGCTGATTTTTTATCTTTAGGTTTTATTGATAAAGATATTACTGGTTCTGGAATGTACATTGATGTCATTGAATAGTTAATCGAAGGATCACAAAATGTATCGCCTGATGCGCATTCTATTCCAAATAGTGCGACAATATCTCCACTGCCTCCAGATTCAATGTCTTCGGTGTTATTTGCATGCATTCTAATAAGTCTACCGACTTTGAACTTTTTAGAATTTCTTGAATTTATTAGTTCTTGTCCTTTTTTTAAAATTCCTTGATATATTCTGACATAAGTTAATTGCCCGTATTGTCCATCTTCTAGTTTAAAAGCCAGTGCTACAGTTGGTAAAGTGTCATCGGTTTTGAGTTCAATTTCTTTTTCTTTGTCGTTTAAATCAAGTGCCACATTTTTGATGTCATGGGGAGAAGGCAAGAATCTAGTTACAGCATCAAGTAAGAG
It contains:
- the fusA gene encoding elongation factor G; the protein is MDYKKLRNIGISAHIDSGKTTLTERILFYCNKIHAIHEVKGKDGVGATMDSMELERERGITIASAATHVEWKNHPINIIDTPGHVDFTIEVERSLRVLDGAILVLDSVAGVQSQSITVDRQLKRYNVPRLAFVNKCDKTGANPNNVREQLRDKLGLNSVLMQIPIGLEDKHVGIVDLVLMKAYYFEGKDGTEIIEKEIPDELINEAEEKRKIMLDALSDFNDELMELHMEGQDVAVKTIYDAIRTGTLALKLCPVFMGSAYKNKGVQLLLDAVTRFLPSPHDIKNVALDLNDKEKEIELKTDDTLPTVALAFKLEDGQYGQLTYVRIYQGILKKGQELINSRNSKKFKVGRLIRMHANNTEDIESGGSGDIVALFGIECASGDTFCDPSINYSMTSMYIPEPVISLSIKPKDKKSADNMAKALGRFTKEDPTFKTYIDTESKETIIQGMGELHLEVYIERMKREFKAEVETGMPQVAYRETITSKAEFNYTHKKQSGGAGQFGRVAGFIEPLDTEEQTYEFVNLIKGGVIPTEYIPSCDKGFQKAMEKGTLIGFPIVGIKVTINDGQYHIVDSSDIAFQLAAIGAFREAYNKANPTILEPIMKVTLEGPTEFQGNMFGLLNQRRGIILGSVEEGTFSKVEAEVPLSEMFGFSTVLRSATQGKAEFSMEFLRYGKVPSVTFNELCKKFNEQK